A genome region from Arachis duranensis cultivar V14167 chromosome 6, aradu.V14167.gnm2.J7QH, whole genome shotgun sequence includes the following:
- the LOC107495921 gene encoding uncharacterized protein LOC107495921: MEAFKVSANFFLQLWQVFAKDVVATLDLTLVFAEFLHLLFSAQASELELREELNNNDASYALQQHRCALSFISVYKLYRRAYALIPTDSAARKHVRSFDPTWVTHLYQKATFFQAEARQRQSSILPESERPGVYSKVESCALDHDAECIPEIIVRGICCRPSKKHKLMYGERKRTRKQTYIDLNLSEYNPFKMMKYGKLVAYPWDMPPPYPTNSAILQSSLSSSSSDILAFLPLKKSESLNLYESLRSYFVLKYSESMAKRVEGLVAMVHKLRNQMLRDDLSPPLRRDCLMRYYKCLCMIEPVFPMNASPNPPIFVWYNAINPQQHSSQHNIHLEKTSVLFNLGALCTHIALSCDLDGIKYLHL; the protein is encoded by the exons ATGGAAGCCTTCAAAGTTTCCGCCAATTTCTTCCTCCAACTCTGGCAGGTTTTTGCCAAGGACGTGGTCGCCACCCTCGATTTGACTCTCGTCTTCGCGGAGTTTCTGCACCTCCTCTTCTCCGCTCAGGCTTCCGAGCTCGAATTACGGGAAGAACTGAACAACAACGACGCCAGTTACGCTCTCCAACAACACCGATGTGCCCTATCGTTTATATCG GTTTATAAGCTTTATCGTAGAGCATATGCACTGATACCTACTGATTCGGCTGCACGGAAACATGTCCGCTCTTTTGACCCAACCTGGGTAACTCATCTTTACCAGAAGGCCACATTCTTTCAGGCAGAGGCTCGTCAGAGGCAATCATCCATCCTACCCGAATCCGAGCGACCTGGAGTATACTCAAAGGTCGAATCTTGTGCTCTTGATCATGATGCAGAATGTATCCCTGAGATAATAGTTAGAGGGATTTGCTGCAGGCCCTCGAAGAAACACAAGCTGATGTACGGAGAACGAAAACGAACACGAAAACAAACGTACATTGACCTCAACCTCTCGGAGTACAATCCTTTCAAGATGATGAAGTATGGAAAGCTGGTGGCTTACCCATGGGACATGCCTCCTCCTTATCCAACAAATTCGGCAATCCTCCAATCTTCCTTGTCTTCTTCATCGTCAGATATTCTTGCATTCCTTCCTTTGAAGAAGAGCGAGTCCTTGAATCTCTATGAGTCCCTGCGCAGTTACTTTGTCCTCAAATACTCTGAGAGCATGGCAAAGAGAGTAGAAGGCCTTGTCGCAATGGTACACAAATTGCGCAATCAGATGCTGCGTGATGACCTTTCGCCACCCCTTCGCCGTGACTGCCTCATGCGTTATTACAAATGCCTTTGCATGATTGAGCCTGTCTTCCCTATGAATGCCTCACCCAACCCGCCTATCTTTGTTTGGTACAATGCCATCAACCCTCAACAGCACTCTTCTCAGCATAACATCCATTTGGAGAAGACCTCTGTTCTCTTCAACCTGGGAGCCCTCTGCACCCACATTGCTCTCTCCTGCGATCTAGATGGTATAAAATATTTACATCTATAG
- the LOC107495957 gene encoding uncharacterized protein LOC107495957: MKLPFSSLPVDMTVSSLLSTAVAASAGVLIMLSMYKGRRKSLLQSPHITTLCPPSERECPCGKILFVSQIRTSKALAQQLRDMLASNRIILDLVDTVDYEPEDLAKENLVLIVASTAEHWNRYPLRWPIVTKDIILRSAAEEFAKWLKERVRSFEGEVFAVKACTFSAFGVVGRFSEDGKNLMAKAANHIRDLGHATQFNNDFDFDNWWQRAVGILKGAVLEDAVSDGKCEESEPEDVSCSDPKLLMPQRFYVFVENVEKGVYRTYTRRMLTVTEANLMKDGSVDLEEADPVAPQWPLAKSIRVDKRLPMHLGFCSVGGVLYFAGGTVHWILPKKYLVGSDVYYPKNLWCLENDGSTWISSIRGNTFKNGTLVVPYDGKLLIFGADWVEIYDPKSDYWDRREVTYKDFFQGYMDLKCYFLWKDNSTKNRKTLLFLYFFDDGQQSLMSYDVEANIWKPIECRFPPIRDDVYVPRKLLRLGSTDYLLIIDFAATWYVYDLSKKIVLADLHISGLDDTLLVLHVFCCHCTRKECLVYIFMELCLDYDLPDFVPYARVKLQIDGIFSAEVESKGDLKLGPYTQLHMFAVGDEDIEGKNVA; this comes from the exons ATGAAACTTCCGTTTTCTTCGTTACCGGTGGATATGACGGTATCCTCTCTCTTATCCACCGCGGTTGCCGCCTCAGCTGGTGTCCTAATCATGTTGTCAATGTACAAGGGTCGCCGCAAGAGCCTCCTTCAAAGCCCCCACATTACAACGCTCTGTCCACCATCCGAACGCGAATGTCCATGTGGTAAGATCCTATTCGTTTCCCAAATCAGAACGTCAAAAGCCCTGGCGCAGCAGCTACGCGATATGTTAGCCTCAAACCGTATTATTTTAGATCTCGTAGATACGGTTGATTACGAACCCGAAGACCTAGCCAAGGAGAACCTCGTCCTTATCGTTGCTTCAACTGCGGAACATTGGAACCGATATCCGCTACGATGGCCTATCGTCACGAAAGACATCATCCTACGTAGCGCAGCAGAGGAGTTCGCCAAGTGGCTCAAGGAGAGAGTAAGGAGCTTTGAGGGTGAAGTGTTTGCTGTGAAGGCTTGCACTTTCAGTGCGTTTGGTGTGGTCGGTAGGTTTTCCGAAGATGGCAAGAATTTGATGGCTAAAGCCGCCAATCACATTAGGGATTTGGGTCACGCTACTCAATTCAacaatgattttgattttgacaacTGGTGGCAAAGGGCTGTTGGGATTTTGAAAGGTGCAGTTTTGGAAGATGCAGTGTCTGATGGCAAGTGTGAGGAATCTGAACCTGAG GATGTTTCTTGTTCCGATCCAAAGCTACTCATGCCGCAGCGATTCTATGTTTTTGTGGAAAATGTTGAGAAAGGGGTATATAGGACCTACACACGCAGGATGTTAACTGTCACTGAGGCGAACTTGATGAAGGATGGCTCTGTTGATCTTGAAGAAGCAGATCCTGTTGCTCCTCAATGGCCTCTTGCCAAAAGTATAAGAGTTGATAAAAGGTTACCAATGCATCTAGGATTCTGTTCCGTTGGTGGTGTCTTGTACTTCGCAGGTGGTACGGTGCATTGGATTCTTCCAAAAAAATATCTGGTAGGCTCGGACGTTTATTACCCCAAAAATTTGTGGTGCCTCGAGAATGATGGCTCTACTTGGATTTCGAGTATACGTGGTAACACATTCAAGAACGGAACTTTAGTAGTCCCATACGATGGCAAGTTGTTAATCTTTGGGGCTGATTGGGTTGAGATCTACGACCCAAAATCAGATTACTGGGATAGAAGGGAAGTGACTTATAAGGACTTTTTTCAAGGATATATGGATCTTAAATGTTATTTTCTGTGGAAGGACAACAGCACTAAGAATCGCAAGACCCtccttttcttatatttttttgatgaTGGGCAACAATCACTCATGTCATATGATGTTGAAGCAAACATCTGGAAACCCATAGAGTGCCGGTTTCCGCCAATTCGTGATGATGTGTACGTTCCTAGGAAACTCCTTCGCTTGGGATCCACTGATTATCTACTCATTATTGATTTCGCCGCTACTTGGTACGTGTACGACTTGTCTAAGAAGATCGTCTTGGCAGATCTGCATATAAGTGGTCTTGATGATACTCTGCTGGTGTTGCATGTTTTCTGTTGTCATTGCACCCGGAAAGAATGTCTGGTCTATATCTTCATGGAACTATGTCTAGACTATGATCTTCCTGACTTTGTTCCTTATGCGAGAGTAAAGCTCCAAATTGATGGTATTTTTTCTGCTGAGGTTGAATCCAAGGGTGATTTAAAACTTGGTCCCTATACCCAACTCCACAT GTTTGCTGTTGGAGACGAAGACATTGAAGGGAAGAATGTAGcttag